From Solanum lycopersicum chromosome 8, SLM_r2.1, the proteins below share one genomic window:
- the LOC138338046 gene encoding uncharacterized protein has translation MAKTCNQFDRLMKIVEKVDIRVKEYLKLVGYDKWSRMHALVHRDLSMTLNIAESINVALVSARELSIYDFIKEVRLMFGRWNYDNKNEASLTFTPLIGKFQETLKINEAMKYAQNVNNKGRNYIVCLQKKKCTCGSFQYKEIPCEHAWVIVKFKSLGPDEFCSNFVHTDNHVEDL, from the exons ATGGCTAAGACATGTAATCAGTTTGATAGACTAATGAAAATAGTAGAGAAAGTAGATATACGAGTAAAGGAATACTTGAAGCTGGTTGGATATGATAAATGGTCTAGGATGCATGCACTGGTTCATCGTGATCTGTCAATGACATTGAATATCGCAGAAAGTATAAATGTGGCATTAGTTTCAGCAAGAGAATTGtcaatttatgattttataaagGAAGTTAGGCTCATGTTCGGCAGATGGAATTATGATAACAAAAATGAGGCATCATTAACATTTACTCCCTTGATTGGAAAATTTCAGGAGACACTCAAAATCAATGAAGCAATGA AATATGCTCAAAATGTCAATAATAAAGGTAGAAATTATATAGTTTGTCTTCAGAAGAAAAAGTGTACTTGTGGAAGCTTTCAGTATAAAGAAATACCATGTGAACATGCTTGGGTTATTGTGAAGTTCAAGAGTTTAGGACCAGATGAGTTCTGTTCGAATTTTGTACACACCGACAACCATGTTGaagatttatga
- the LOC101261348 gene encoding histone deacetylase 2, translating to MSSAASSSKTDDAEALRRSRILSSPLYYDVPPSKVPLIYSSSYDIAFFGIEKLHPFDSSKWGRICRFLTKEGIMDQKHVVEPVEATKDDLLVVHSESYLKSLNSSLNVSMIIEVPPVAMLPNCLVQKKVLHPFRKQVGGTILAAKLAKERGWAINVGGGFHHCSSEKGGGFCVYADISLCIHFAFVRLNISRVMIIDLDAHQGNGHEMDFSDDRRVFILDMYNPRIYPLDFEARRYIDLKVEVKSGTATDEYLTKLDHALEVAEKRFDPDFIVYNAGTDILDGDPLGRLKISPDGIASRDEKVFRFARERSIPLIMLTSGGYMKSSAKVIADSIVNLSSKSLIDMKS from the exons ATGTCATCCGCTGCCTCTTCCTCCAAAACCGACGACGCTGAAGCTCTACGCCGTAGCCGTATTCTCTCTAGCCCCCTATATTACGATGTGCCTCCTTCTAAG GTTCCGTTGATATACTCGTCATCCTACGACATTGCTTTTTTTGGGATTGAAAAACT GCATCCATTTGACTCTTCTAAATGGGGTCGAATCTGTCGGTTTCTCACTAAGGAAGGTATCATGGACCAAAAGCATGTAGTTGAGCCTGTGGAGGCAACTAAAGATGATCTGCTAGTG GTGCATTCTGAATCATACCTGAAAAGTTTGAACAGCAGCTTGAATGTCTCCATGATTATTGAG GTCCCTCCTGTTGCGATGCTTCCTAATTGCCTTGTGCAAAAGAAAGTGCTCCACCCCTTCCGCAAGCAG GTGGGAGGAACAATTTTGGCTGCAAAGCTTGCAAAAGAACGAGGATGGGCTATTAATGTTGGTGGTGGATTTCATCATTGCTCATCAGAGAAGGGAGGCGGTTTTTGTGTTTATGCTGATATATCTCTTTGTATACATTTTGCATTTGTGCGTCTAAATATCTCAAG GGTCATGATAATTGACCTTGATGCACACCAAGGAAATGGCCATGAAATGGACTTCTCTGATGACA GAAGAGTCTTTATCCTTGATATGTACAATCCCAGAATTTATCCACTT GATTTTGAAGCCAGGCGTTACATTGATCTGAAAGTCGAAGTTAAG AGTGGGACTGCGACAGATGAATACTTAACTAAGCTAGATCATGCACTTGAG gttgcAGAGAAGAGATTTGATCCTGATTTCATTGTTTATAATGCTGGTACTGATATCTTGGATGGGGATCCACTTGGCAGGTTGAAG ATCAGTCCTGATGGCATTGCTAGTAGGGATGAAAAAGTTTTCAGGTTTGCTCGAGAGAGAAGCATCCCCCTCATCATGCTCACATCAG GCGGTTACATGAAATCGAGTGCCAAAGTTATTGCTGATTCCATCGTAAATCTCTCTAGTAAATCCCTGATAGATATGAAGAGCTAG